TGGCTCGCCGAGACCAGCAGCATTCCGGCCTGCTGCAGCGAGACTACGAACCATGAAAACGCACCTGCGAGCATCAGCCAGACGAGTGCCAGCACAAGGCCGGCGAGGCCGTCGAATTCACCCGCCAGCGGTTGTTCGATCCAATGCAGCAGTGCGGCGAGCGACCAGGTCGTGAGCGGCGCCGCGGCCACCGTGGCGAAGCCTGTGAACAGCAGATACCAGGCGAGCATCGGGCGCAGGTGGCGGCGCACGTCGCGGCGCATGTCGTGGGCCAGGACGCCTCGCAACAGCTGACGGTCGTCGCTGAGTGCCCGGTGTCCGGGATCGGGGCTGCCTTCGTGTTCGATGCCGTTCCGCATTGCGGCAGTGTAGACAGCGGCCGGGCGACGTCGCGAAAAAGGGCGGCAGCTCACCGCGGCCGCAGCGGGCCAGCGGCGCCCACTCCAGCGGGTCGGGCGTGCATACCCCGATCCGCCATCCGCCGCGTGCGGCGGATCGACGTGCTTGCGTGTTGCGCGGAAGCAGGCTGAAAGCGCTGCCGGCGCCCCGTGCAGCGCGCCAGGGAAACACCGGGCCGGTCGACGACTTCGCGCTGGCACCACGTTTGCGCCCCTAGCGTGCCGGTTCCTCCAGGCGTTCCGAGGCAACGACATGATGTCAGCGCGCAGATTCCGCCCGTGTTTTCTCTCCATCGCGATCGTCGGCCTGCTGGCCGGCGCCACGCCCGCGTTTGCCCAGCAGGCCGACGGAACCGATACCGCGGCACGCAACACGGTGTTCAAGCCCGGTCCGGTCGAGCCCACGCCCGCGCATCTGCAGCAGATCAAGCTGCCGGAAGGCTTCGAGATCGGCGTATTCGCCTCCAGACTGCTTAATCCGCGGATCCTGGCCGTGCACCCGGCGGGCCACATCTACGTGTCGCGACGCGAGCAGGGCGATGTGCTGTTGCTGCACGATGCCGACGGCGACGGCCGCGCAGACGGCGCGCCGACGCAGGTGCTGCACCGTCCGCAGGCGCATGGCCTCGCCGTGCACGGCGACCATCTGTATGTGGTGACGGTCAAGGAACTGCTGCGGGCGCCCATCCAGCCCGACGGCACGCTGGGCGAGCTGGAACTGCTGGTGGACGATCTGCCCGATGGTGGCCAGCATCCCAACCGCACGCTCGCGTTCGGCCCCGACGGCATGCTCTACCTCAGCGTCGGTTCCACCTGCAACGCCTGCAACGAAACCAATCCCGAGCACGCGACGATTCTCCGCATGAAGCCCGATGGCAGCTCGCGCAGCATTTTCGCCAGCGGTCTGCGCAACACGATCGGATTCGGTTGGCAGCCCGTCACCGGCGAGTTGTGGGGCATGGACCACAACATCGACAGCCTCGGCGACGAGCAGCATCCCGAAGAGCTCAATCGCATCGAAATGGGCAAGCAGTATGGCTGGCCGCACGTGTTCGCCGACGGCGGCCTGCATCCGCAGACCACGCCGCCGGGGGGCATCACCAAGGCGCAGTGGCGCGACCTGAGCGTGCCGATGGTCATGGGCTACACCGCGCATGCCGCGCCGATGCAGATGGCCTTCTATCAGGGCGCATCGTTCCCGTCCGAATACCAGGGCGACGCCTTTGTCGCGATGCGCGGCTCGTGGAACCGGAAGCCTGCAGCAGGCTACGAGGTGGCGAGGGTACGCTTCGAGCGTGGTGAGCCGAAGGCGATCGAATCCTTCGCCAGCGGATTTCTCGTCGATGGCGGCAATGCGCAGATCGCGCGGCCGGTTGGACTGGCGGTGATGCCGGACGGCGCCCTGCTGATGAGCGACGACGGCAACGGCATGATCTATCGCATCGCCTACAACGGCGGTACCCAGCGCGCCGGGCGCCAGAATCAACCGCCTGCGCCGGTCCCCGCTGGTCCGATGGAGCGGCAGGCCAGGCAGGGGCATGGC
The genomic region above belongs to Luteimonas chenhongjianii and contains:
- a CDS encoding YbhB/YbcL family Raf kinase inhibitor-like protein; translated protein: MSARRFRPCFLSIAIVGLLAGATPAFAQQADGTDTAARNTVFKPGPVEPTPAHLQQIKLPEGFEIGVFASRLLNPRILAVHPAGHIYVSRREQGDVLLLHDADGDGRADGAPTQVLHRPQAHGLAVHGDHLYVVTVKELLRAPIQPDGTLGELELLVDDLPDGGQHPNRTLAFGPDGMLYLSVGSTCNACNETNPEHATILRMKPDGSSRSIFASGLRNTIGFGWQPVTGELWGMDHNIDSLGDEQHPEELNRIEMGKQYGWPHVFADGGLHPQTTPPGGITKAQWRDLSVPMVMGYTAHAAPMQMAFYQGASFPSEYQGDAFVAMRGSWNRKPAAGYEVARVRFERGEPKAIESFASGFLVDGGNAQIARPVGLAVMPDGALLMSDDGNGMIYRIAYNGGTQRAGRQNQPPAPVPAGPMERQARQGHGVPLAFDRRETGQRGGASSSLQTEAFADGQAIPLRYSEYGEGVSPPLRWSAVEGAQSYALVMEDPDAEMPKPFVHWVAWNIPGQSTSLPEGLITHPRLTEPEDLRQGRNSYGSTGYFGPKPPPGTGVHHYHFQVFALDAPLDVAPGADRDTVLEAMRGHVIGKARVIGTFAAPEE